The genome window TAAGGCATCCTTATTTCTTGTTGGGTGGAGACCAGGCAGTTGCCATCCTTTCAAAGTTTAGCTTATCCAAGCAGTGACCCTAGGTGATATGATTTATGTGAGTATATGTTCTGctcctctccttctccttctcctccttcttttatctttttgttagACATCAGCTTTTTCACAGGCAAATGAACCAAAGTGCACATGATTCCATTCCCGGACCTCTTGATGATGTTTCGGACATAATTTACTTGCTGATTTTACTGATGAACTCTGAGAAATTATCTGTTGTATCATATTTGATCAGCAATGGAGAGGCTTCCCGGTAAATTGCTCGTTTGCTGATTTATGGATGTTTCTGGTTTTACACCTTGTTTGATGAGCACTTGGGTGTTTATTCAAGTGGTCCTTTTAGCATTGAAGGAATTCAGGGAAGGCCTTATCTTTGACTTCTCAGCTGTGAAAGTTCTTCTCCATCAACAACTAGATTGCTTTGTTCCAGATCCTACCAATATTCATAGTTCTTGTAAACTACATTTTCTTGCTCATTGAGAAGCCAAGATCAAATGTATAGTGATACGACCCTGACTGATAATTACATTACAGATGATACTGCTGAGTTTAATGCAGTTTATGAAGTAAACATTTGTATTCCTTTATCAATCCACATCAATGTTCAAGCATTTTGAAATGGTCTTGCAGTCGAGCTCTCTTCTGCCTTTAAACTCGAGGGCCAATCTCTGTCTGGCCCCGACGGCAAACATGTGCATACTGTTACAATAGCTATTTCTCTTTATCCTTTTATACGTTCCTTTAGAGATCATCTTGGTGAAGAAATGTATGGAAAGGATTCTTCTTGCGACCCCAGTGGCATTTCCAAGAACATCTGGAGTTGAAGATTGCAACTCCTGTGGAATGGAGGGATATAACGTTTGATGTTGAAGGAGATTATGAAAGAACCACCACGGAGGGATAGCTAAGGTGGTTATATCTTGGGGCTTCGAGCGAATGGTTGCTTTGGTATTGCCGCTAAGATCGGGAGTTCGAAGCAATTGAGAGAGTATTTCCCTAGAGTTTTCTTGGTCTATGTAGACATTATTAAATGACAAAAGAATATTGAAAGCGaaaacaaatatgaaaaaaaaaaaattcatacatTCACCTCACTTTACATCGGACTGCAATGAATTTCCATCACCCCCTGGTCAAGAACCCAAAATTTTTCAACAATAAATATATGTCCACAACAAAGAGACATATATACATTACAAATCTGCAACATATAGACTGAAAACATTGCATAATCCACTGGCCTTTTGAACATAAAGCACTGCAGAGTCATTTTTGACAAGGGCCGATTGAATCCAATACAGCAGTTATCTTCTTCTGTAGTTCTGGCTTGTTGGCTCCTACAAGTTTGTCAATTTGCTGGCCATCTCTAAGAAAGAAGAATGTAGGAGTGGCCTTGATATCCCATCCACTGCTAAAATCCTGGATCATACACAGTCACATAAACTTAATCGATAAACTCAACATCTTTGGCTTTAGACAGCGAAACATAGATGTGGTAAATTAGAGGAGAGGAATCAACCACTGAACCAGTGGTGCTCCCAAGAAGATGCATGTTATAAAAAAACTGCACAGGTTGGATGGCTTACACTTAGTTCGTCAACATCGACCACCAAGAACATTAAAGACGGGTATTTCTCAGATAACTCGCTGTAGAATGGCGCAATCATTCTACAAGGACCACACCATGTTGCAGTGAAGTTCGCAATTACCTGTAAAAGACTCATCAGATATGTGAAATTATCCTtccatttataatttaaaacaaTTCCTAGCAAAAGACTGTCAAGTCTAAAGCAAAAGCTGCAGAACTAAACTGCGAATGCATGAGGGAAAAAATTGTGGACATGGGAAAacctaaaaagaaagaaaggaaagtggACGGGAAAGAGAACAGGTTCATTAGGAAATGAGAGATTCAGGAGGCTGGCAGTTGTTCAAATTATTGCGGCAGGCAGCTAAAACACAAGGACTCAGCATATTTGTGTTTAATATTCATGAATCCATACAATACTTTTTACCATGTTATCAAAAGAAAGGGCCAACTTTCCCATGACACAATATAAAAGAACCGGATTTGACACAAAAGAAATGTCtgttctcaaaaaaaaaaaagcctgaACAAGTTAGCAACTTCATTTCAGGACTGTGTATTCCTTTCTCCGTTTAGCTTAAAGTCGTAATTAAAGTAACCAAGTTCTGCACTTATACTTCTACAAGTGATCAATGGTTTTACATATTTCTGTTAGCTGCTTTAGATGAAAGTTTTTCCGTGGAGCATCTCTCTAATCACCAAACAAGGTCACTCCATACATTATGGATTTGAAAGATTCCATCTttattaataacaaaattaaagaagATCATTTGGCTCAAGAACTTACGATCTTTCCGTCTTTATTTGCTTGTGACAATTTCTGTTCCCAACTCTCTTTTTTGGTAATCAGGTGCACATTACCACCAGCAAAGTCAATGTCGTGATCAgaatcaccatcaccatcatcgTGATTCTACAGAAGTCATGAAAAGCATAGATTTATCACCAAATGACATAACCaagacaaaaaattgaaaatccagAAATCCAGTTACGAGGTCAAATTCTTATGTATGCAACACTCAAACAACAGAGAAAAATAAGAAGGGGGGGAGACAAGCGTAGTTGTTAAGTCTTTAACCAAGTACCAAACCCACTTCTTGGATTGGTGAAAGACTATGGAAATGAAGGGGCTACTTTGGTTGTGTACCAAATCCATCTTTGCTAGAAGTCAAGAACAATCCATCACCACCAGGCTAACATACCATTCTACCAAAATTATCACCCAA of Tripterygium wilfordii isolate XIE 37 chromosome 13, ASM1340144v1, whole genome shotgun sequence contains these proteins:
- the LOC120012111 gene encoding thioredoxin H-type-like, which produces MGACLTKNHDDGDGDSDHDIDFAGGNVHLITKKESWEQKLSQANKDGKIVIANFTATWCGPCRMIAPFYSELSEKYPSLMFLVVDVDELSDFSSGWDIKATPTFFFLRDGQQIDKLVGANKPELQKKITAVLDSIGPCQK